A region of Selenomonadales bacterium 4137-cl DNA encodes the following proteins:
- a CDS encoding transglycosylase domain-containing protein gives MRGKFLLFLLIVFVAAFVWAGGGKLAPQFAPPKLPEVKADADSAWMRAYRVFALKKAVAATVDRKNYIPLKDIPLTLQQAVIAVEDHRFYRHIGLDIEGILRAALVNLQHGAIAEGGSTITQQLVKNLFLTSEQTWGRKLEEVVLALDMELRYSKEEILELYLNSIYFGSGANGIGQASKIYFAKKPAALTLAESALLAGLPNAPSLYSPYVDPAAARQRQAVVLNAMAKYNYIGPTTAQEARQAPLRLAK, from the coding sequence ATGCGCGGCAAATTCCTGTTATTTCTGCTGATAGTCTTCGTAGCCGCCTTCGTCTGGGCGGGGGGCGGCAAACTGGCGCCCCAGTTCGCACCGCCAAAGCTTCCGGAAGTAAAAGCCGACGCCGACAGCGCCTGGATGCGCGCCTACCGCGTCTTCGCCCTCAAAAAGGCTGTCGCGGCTACCGTCGACCGCAAAAACTACATTCCCCTCAAAGACATCCCCCTCACCTTGCAGCAGGCCGTCATCGCCGTCGAGGACCACCGTTTTTACCGCCACATCGGCCTTGACATCGAGGGCATCCTGCGGGCCGCGCTCGTCAACCTCCAACACGGCGCCATCGCGGAAGGCGGCAGCACCATTACCCAGCAACTGGTCAAAAACCTCTTCCTGACCTCCGAACAAACCTGGGGCCGCAAACTCGAAGAAGTCGTCCTGGCGCTCGACATGGAATTGCGCTATTCAAAAGAAGAAATTCTTGAGCTCTATCTCAACAGCATCTACTTCGGCTCCGGCGCCAATGGCATCGGCCAGGCGAGCAAAATCTACTTCGCCAAAAAACCGGCCGCGCTGACCCTGGCCGAAAGCGCCCTGCTGGCCGGCCTGCCCAACGCCCCGTCCCTCTACTCCCCCTACGTCGACCCGGCGGCCGCCAGACAGCGCCAGGCGGTTGTTTTAAACGCCATGGCCAAATATAACTACATCGGCCCCACCACCGCCCAGGAGGCCAGGCAGGCGCCGCTTCGCCTGGCAAAATGA
- the rpsI gene encoding 30S ribosomal protein S9: MAIVNYYGTGRRKTSVARVRLVAGEGNIVVNGRPLDQYFGLKTLELIVKQPLSVTDAIGKYDVIAKVEGGGPTGQAGAVRHGIARALLRVDGEYRPVLKKAGLLTRDPREKERRKYGLKKARKASQFSKR; the protein is encoded by the coding sequence ATGGCAATTGTCAACTATTACGGCACCGGCCGCAGGAAGACATCGGTAGCCAGGGTCCGCCTCGTGGCGGGCGAAGGCAACATCGTCGTCAACGGCCGTCCGCTGGATCAATATTTCGGTCTTAAGACCCTCGAATTGATCGTTAAACAGCCGCTTAGCGTTACCGACGCCATCGGCAAGTACGACGTCATCGCCAAAGTCGAGGGCGGCGGCCCCACCGGCCAGGCCGGCGCTGTCCGTCACGGAATCGCCCGCGCCCTGCTTCGGGTCGACGGCGAATATCGCCCCGTCCTGAAGAAAGCCGGCCTCCTCACCCGCGACCCGCGCGAGAAGGAACGCCGTAAGTACGGCCTCAAAAAGGCCCGCAAAGCTTCCCAGTTCTCCAAACGTTAA
- the rplM gene encoding 50S ribosomal protein L13: MKSFMASPATIERKWYVIDAEGKTLGRLAAEVAKMLRGKHKPTYTPHMDTGDHIIVVNAAKIHLTGNKLVQKTYFRHSGYPGGTTFTTAGKMLAERPERVIELAVKGMLPKNRLGRQMYRKLKVYRGPSHPHEAQKPEALELNLR, encoded by the coding sequence ATGAAGTCATTTATGGCTAGCCCTGCCACTATAGAACGCAAGTGGTATGTCATAGACGCTGAAGGCAAGACGCTCGGCCGTCTGGCTGCTGAAGTCGCCAAGATGCTGCGCGGCAAACACAAGCCGACCTATACCCCCCATATGGATACCGGCGACCATATCATCGTCGTCAACGCCGCGAAGATTCACCTCACCGGCAACAAGCTGGTGCAGAAAACTTATTTCCGCCACTCCGGCTATCCGGGCGGCACGACTTTCACCACCGCCGGCAAGATGCTGGCCGAGCGGCCGGAGAGGGTTATCGAGCTGGCTGTCAAAGGGATGCTGCCGAAAAACCGGCTGGGCCGTCAGATGTACCGCAAGCTCAAGGTATACCGCGGGCCGAGCCACCCGCATGAGGCGCAGAAGCCCGAAGCCCTCGAACTCAACTTGAGATAG
- the truA gene encoding tRNA pseudouridine(38-40) synthase TruA, translated as MERTLKLTVAYDGTEFHGFQRQANALTIQQVLEERLAKIFGHPVKVAGAGRTDAGVHAYGQVVSLRTTGSIPTDRIALAARSVLPDAIVVTAAEEVDAAFHARFSAKSKIYYYRLDTGPVPDPFLRNYAWHLADEPDAAAMHAAAQRAVGEHDFSAFRAAGGAPVNPVRTILAASCRRDGPLAEFSFWGTGFLYHMVRNLVGTLVDVGLGRINEEDFAAILASRDRNKAGITAPPQGLYLKQVLY; from the coding sequence ATGGAACGTACCCTTAAGCTGACGGTAGCTTACGACGGCACGGAGTTCCACGGCTTTCAGCGTCAGGCGAACGCTTTGACAATCCAGCAGGTGCTGGAGGAGCGACTGGCGAAGATTTTCGGGCACCCTGTGAAGGTGGCGGGCGCCGGGCGCACCGACGCGGGCGTTCACGCCTACGGTCAGGTGGTGAGCCTCAGGACGACCGGCTCCATCCCGACCGACCGGATAGCACTGGCGGCGCGGAGTGTGCTGCCAGACGCTATCGTGGTTACGGCGGCGGAGGAGGTGGACGCTGCTTTCCATGCCCGCTTTTCGGCCAAGAGCAAGATTTATTACTATCGCCTGGATACGGGTCCTGTACCCGATCCCTTTCTGCGCAATTACGCCTGGCATCTGGCCGACGAACCTGATGCAGCCGCGATGCACGCTGCCGCGCAGCGGGCGGTGGGCGAGCACGACTTCTCGGCTTTCCGGGCGGCCGGCGGCGCGCCTGTAAACCCGGTGCGCACTATCCTGGCCGCTTCCTGCCGCCGGGACGGGCCGCTGGCCGAGTTCTCTTTCTGGGGGACGGGTTTTTTGTACCATATGGTGCGCAACCTTGTGGGGACGTTGGTCGACGTCGGCCTAGGCCGGATAAATGAAGAGGATTTCGCGGCGATATTGGCGTCGCGGGATAGGAACAAAGCCGGTATAACTGCCCCGCCGCAAGGGTTATACTTAAAGCAGGTGCTGTATTAA
- a CDS encoding energy-coupling factor transporter transmembrane component T: MLTDITLGQYFPGSSFLHRLDPRTKLVGTVLFVAGIFLAESYASYGLVTAFALLTVFVSGVPVRLVLRSIRPLWIIILITLLIHIFSTPGKVIYTLGPLTATLEGVRQGALMAARLIFLIVMSSLLTFTTSPIVLTDGIERLLNPFRRFGLPAHELAMMMTIALRFIPTLLEETDRIMKAQMARGADFTRGNIVKRAKNMVPLLVPLFISAFRRADELAVAMEARCYRGGENRTRMKELRLAARDGVAFAVVLALLALLGVLRWNVPLS, translated from the coding sequence ATGCTGACCGATATCACTCTTGGCCAATATTTCCCCGGCTCGTCCTTTCTGCACCGTCTCGATCCGCGCACCAAGCTGGTGGGGACCGTACTGTTCGTCGCCGGCATATTTCTTGCCGAGAGCTACGCCTCGTACGGGCTGGTGACTGCGTTCGCCTTGCTGACCGTATTCGTGTCGGGGGTGCCCGTCCGCCTTGTGCTGCGGTCCATCCGGCCGCTGTGGATCATAATTCTCATCACGCTCCTCATTCATATTTTTTCCACTCCCGGCAAGGTAATCTACACCCTGGGGCCGCTGACGGCGACCCTGGAAGGCGTGCGGCAGGGGGCCCTGATGGCCGCCCGCCTGATTTTCCTCATCGTCATGTCGTCGCTGTTGACCTTCACCACGTCGCCGATCGTGCTTACCGACGGCATCGAGCGGCTGCTCAATCCTTTCCGGCGCTTCGGGCTGCCGGCTCACGAGCTGGCGATGATGATGACGATCGCCCTGCGCTTTATCCCTACGCTGCTGGAGGAAACCGACCGCATCATGAAGGCCCAGATGGCCCGCGGCGCCGATTTCACCCGCGGCAACATCGTGAAGCGGGCCAAGAACATGGTGCCGCTTTTGGTGCCGCTGTTCATCAGCGCGTTTCGCCGCGCCGACGAGCTGGCGGTGGCGATGGAGGCCCGCTGCTACCGGGGCGGCGAAAACCGCACCCGTATGAAGGAACTGCGACTTGCGGCGCGGGACGGAGTGGCGTTCGCCGTCGTGCTCGCCCTGCTTGCGTTGCTGGGGGTGCTGCGATGGAACGTACCCTTAAGCTGA
- a CDS encoding energy-coupling factor transporter ATPase — MSIELRDVSYVYMPGTPYERTALKNVSLTVEQGEFIGVIGHTGSGKSTLVQNMNGLLKPSRGTVAVDGADLAAKGEAARLARRKVGMVFQYPEHQLFEETVFDDVAFGPRNLGLAADEMEERVRLALDFVGLDFAAFAKRSPFRLSGGQMRRVAIAGVVALQPSYLILDEPSAGLDPRGRDEIFSEVVRLHETTGVTVVLISHNMEEVARLVKRLVVMHDGAVSLDGPPREIFRHAAELKAAGVAVPGVTALMARLAGRGLDVDAAALTVEEAAASIAAAVRRRGAC, encoded by the coding sequence ATGTCGATAGAGCTCAGGGATGTGAGCTATGTTTATATGCCGGGCACGCCGTATGAGCGGACCGCGCTGAAGAATGTCAGCCTGACCGTGGAACAGGGCGAGTTTATCGGCGTCATCGGTCATACCGGCTCGGGCAAGTCGACGCTGGTGCAGAATATGAACGGGCTGCTGAAGCCTAGCCGCGGCACTGTCGCGGTGGACGGCGCGGACCTCGCCGCCAAGGGGGAAGCGGCCAGGCTGGCCCGCCGCAAGGTGGGAATGGTGTTCCAATATCCCGAGCACCAGTTGTTTGAGGAGACGGTGTTCGATGACGTGGCCTTCGGACCGCGCAATCTCGGTCTCGCCGCCGACGAGATGGAAGAGCGGGTGCGGCTGGCGCTCGATTTCGTCGGCCTGGATTTTGCCGCGTTCGCCAAACGGTCGCCGTTCCGCCTGAGCGGCGGACAGATGCGCCGGGTGGCGATCGCCGGCGTGGTGGCCCTCCAGCCATCTTATCTGATCCTGGACGAGCCTTCCGCCGGCCTCGATCCCCGCGGCCGCGACGAGATATTCTCCGAGGTGGTGAGGCTCCACGAGACGACAGGCGTGACGGTGGTGCTCATTTCTCACAACATGGAAGAAGTGGCCCGGCTGGTGAAGCGGCTGGTGGTGATGCATGACGGGGCGGTGAGCCTTGACGGTCCGCCGCGGGAAATTTTCCGCCACGCCGCTGAGCTGAAGGCGGCCGGGGTGGCGGTGCCGGGGGTAACGGCGCTGATGGCGAGGCTGGCCGGGCGGGGGCTCGATGTAGATGCGGCCGCGCTGACCGTCGAGGAAGCCGCGGCGTCGATTGCGGCCGCGGTGAGGAGGCGGGGGGCATGCTGA